DNA from Paludisphaera mucosa:
CCGGGACGTGGACGGGGCCGAGACGAACAACCACCTGGTGCTCGGCCAGGTCGTCGGCGTCCACCTGGACCCGGCCTACCTGAAAGACGGCCTGTTCGACATGACCCTGGCCCGCACGATCGCCCGCTGCGGCTATCGGGGCGATTACGCCGAGGTCGACCACCTTTTCGAGATGCTCCGGCCGGAGTCGGGCGGGGCCTGAGCCCCGCGGGCGGCTCGCCTTGACAGGCCCCGGCCTCAGGACCGAAGCTGAAATCATGCGTATCGAACAGGTCGACCTCGCGATCGTGCGCCTCCCGTTGATCCGTCCCTTCCAGACGAGTTCGAGCCGCAAGGCGCACCTGGACCACATCCTGGTGCGGATCGTCGCCGACGGCGTCGAGGGCTGGGGCGAGTGCGCCAGCCCGTCCGACCCCTTCTACTGCCCGGAGACGACCGAGACCTGCTGGCACATCCTCCACGACTTCCTCGTCCCGATGACCCTCGGGAAGTCGTGGTCGACGATCGAGGAGCTGACGGGCCTCTACGCCAAGGTGAAGGGGAACGGCTTTGCCCGCGCCGGGCTGGAGATCGCCTGCTGGGACGCCCTGGCGCGGTCGCAGGGCCTGCCGCTGCATCGCCTGCTGGGTGGGACGCGGGCCGAGGTCCTCTCGGGCGTCAGCCTGGGGATCGAGTCGAGCGTCGAGGCCCTCTTCGAGCACATCGACCAGTACCTCGCCGAGGGCTACCGCCGCATCAAGCTCAAGATCGCGCCGGGGTGGGACGTCGACGTCGTCCGCCAGGTCCGCGAGCGTTATCCCAACATCGCGCTGCAGGTCGACGCCAACTCGGCCTACACGCTCGCCGACGTCGATCTCTTGAAGCGGCTCGACGATTTCGACCTATTGCTGATCGAGCAGCCCCTGGCGCACGACGACATCATCGACCACGCCAAGCTCCAGGCCGCGATCGAGACGCCGGTCTGCCTGGACGAGAGCATCCACACGGCGGACGACGCCCGCAAGGCGATCGAGCTGGAGGCCTGCCGGGTGATCAACATCAAGGTCAGCCGCGTCGGCGGCCCGCTGGAGGCGCGGCGGATCCAGGAGGTCTGTCGCGAGCAGGGCGTCCCCGTCTGGTGCGGCGGGATGCACGAGTTCGGGATCGGCCGCGCGGCCAACGTGGCGGTGGCGAGCCTCCCCGGCTTCTCGCTCCCCGGCGACGTCTCGGGCTCG
Protein-coding regions in this window:
- the menC gene encoding o-succinylbenzoate synthase codes for the protein MRIEQVDLAIVRLPLIRPFQTSSSRKAHLDHILVRIVADGVEGWGECASPSDPFYCPETTETCWHILHDFLVPMTLGKSWSTIEELTGLYAKVKGNGFARAGLEIACWDALARSQGLPLHRLLGGTRAEVLSGVSLGIESSVEALFEHIDQYLAEGYRRIKLKIAPGWDVDVVRQVRERYPNIALQVDANSAYTLADVDLLKRLDDFDLLLIEQPLAHDDIIDHAKLQAAIETPVCLDESIHTADDARKAIELEACRVINIKVSRVGGPLEARRIQEVCREQGVPVWCGGMHEFGIGRAANVAVASLPGFSLPGDVSGSDKYYREDVVEPAILARDGAIAVFEGPGLGVEPVVDRIRKNTLRAATLRAGA